A DNA window from Iodobacter ciconiae contains the following coding sequences:
- the rimP gene encoding ribosome maturation factor RimP, whose amino-acid sequence MAANMQDLLETTLPGLGYELVDLELARNGLVRVFIDKEGGINVTDCVTVSHHLERLFIVEGVNYERLEISSPGLDRPIVKAADFVRFAGQIVKVKLRLPLPDKRKKLVGVLLGLENDVVRVEVDGQELSLPQSQIDKVRLEPQF is encoded by the coding sequence ATGGCAGCAAATATGCAGGACCTGCTGGAAACCACTCTGCCAGGTCTCGGGTATGAACTCGTTGATCTGGAGCTCGCACGTAATGGGCTGGTTCGGGTCTTTATCGATAAGGAAGGCGGGATCAATGTGACGGACTGCGTTACCGTAAGTCATCACCTTGAACGGCTTTTTATTGTGGAAGGCGTGAATTACGAGCGGCTGGAGATTTCATCTCCCGGGCTGGATCGTCCAATTGTAAAAGCCGCTGATTTTGTTCGCTTTGCCGGGCAGATCGTGAAAGTGAAATTGCGCTTACCGTTGCCGGATAAACGTAAAAAGCTCGTTGGTGTTTTGCTTGGGCTGGAAAATGATGTGGTGCGCGTAGAAGTCGATGGACAAGAGCTATCCCTGCCGCAATCACAAATCGACAAGGTGCGGCTGGAGCCGCAGTTTTAA
- the serC gene encoding 3-phosphoserine/phosphohydroxythreonine transaminase yields MTQIYNFSAGPAVLPREVLLTVQQELTDWHGSGMCVMEMSHRGKEFTQIIHEAEADLRKLLDIPKNYKVLFLQGGAHLHFSMIPLNLLPENGTIDVVNTGHWSKIAIKEMKRFAKVNVIASSEDRNFSYVPAESTWQRSKEASLLHYCANETIGGVEFSEIPKSEVPLICDMSSTILSRPLDVSRFGLIYAGAQKNIGPSGLCIAIVREDLLGKSRSNTPTMMDYSVHADAESMYNTPPTFGIYVAGLVFKWLLNQGGLAAIEQKNIEKASLLYETIESSNGFYLCPVDKPFRSRMNVPFNLKNEKLDDDFLAGAKAACLLQLKGHRSVGGMRASIYNAMPIEGVRVLCEYMCTFAKSHG; encoded by the coding sequence ATGACTCAGATTTATAATTTTTCTGCCGGTCCTGCAGTTTTGCCGCGTGAAGTATTGCTGACGGTGCAGCAAGAGCTGACCGATTGGCACGGCTCTGGCATGTGTGTGATGGAAATGAGCCATCGTGGCAAAGAATTTACGCAGATTATTCATGAGGCAGAAGCCGACCTGCGCAAACTTCTGGATATCCCGAAGAATTATAAAGTGCTGTTTTTACAAGGTGGCGCACATTTACATTTCTCGATGATTCCGCTGAATTTATTGCCTGAAAATGGCACGATTGACGTGGTGAATACCGGGCATTGGTCCAAAATTGCCATCAAGGAAATGAAGCGCTTTGCCAAAGTAAATGTGATCGCTTCAAGCGAAGATCGTAATTTCAGTTATGTACCGGCTGAATCAACATGGCAGCGTTCCAAAGAAGCATCTCTTTTACACTACTGTGCCAATGAAACCATTGGTGGTGTTGAATTCTCAGAGATTCCGAAGAGCGAAGTGCCACTGATTTGCGATATGTCATCAACCATTTTGTCCCGTCCGCTTGATGTCTCCAGATTTGGCTTGATTTACGCAGGCGCACAAAAAAATATCGGCCCGTCAGGCCTCTGTATTGCCATTGTCCGTGAAGATTTGCTGGGTAAATCCCGCAGTAATACGCCCACCATGATGGATTACAGTGTGCATGCGGATGCCGAATCCATGTACAACACCCCGCCAACCTTTGGTATTTATGTAGCGGGCCTGGTATTTAAGTGGCTGCTTAATCAGGGGGGCTTGGCGGCGATTGAGCAAAAGAATATCGAAAAAGCCTCTTTGCTCTACGAAACCATCGAATCATCAAATGGTTTTTATCTCTGCCCGGTAGATAAACCTTTTCGCTCACGCATGAATGTGCCGTTTAATTTAAAAAATGAAAAATTAGACGATGATTTTCTGGCGGGCGCCAAAGCAGCCTGCCTATTGCAATTAAAAGGTCACCGCTCGGTAGGTGGCATGCGTGCTTCTATTTACAACGCTATGCCGATTGAAGGCGTGCGCGTGCTGTGTGAATACATGTGCACCTTTGCAAAAAGTCACGGCTAG
- the pheA gene encoding prephenate dehydratase, producing MSEEQLSQHRDAIDAIDEQIVQLLNQRASHARTIGEIKGSGIVYRPEREAQVLTRVKSLNRGPLSGETMAKLFREIMSACLALERPLTIAYLGPEGTFSQAAAIKQFGHAAHTMACCSIDEAFRAVEAKTADYVVAPVENSTEGAVGRTLDLMVNTPLKICGEVVLRIHHHLLRKVEGKAGLQRVYSHAQSLSQCHEWLNKNLPAQVQRVSVSSNAEAARLASLDELSAAIAGDAAAENYALLSLAQNIEDEPNNTTRFLVLGMQEVGPSGRDKTSLVISAPNRPGALHTLVEPLARNGVSMDKFESRPSRAGLWEYVFFVDVEGHISGAPLQAALAELADVAAFVKVLGSYPVAVI from the coding sequence ATGAGTGAAGAACAACTAAGCCAACATCGTGATGCTATTGATGCCATTGACGAACAAATTGTTCAGCTATTAAACCAGCGCGCCAGCCATGCCCGCACCATTGGTGAGATTAAAGGCAGTGGCATTGTGTATCGCCCGGAGCGCGAAGCTCAGGTTTTAACGAGGGTTAAATCTTTAAATCGCGGGCCTTTAAGTGGTGAAACAATGGCCAAGCTGTTTCGTGAAATTATGTCGGCCTGCCTTGCCTTAGAGCGCCCGTTGACGATTGCCTATCTGGGGCCTGAAGGGACATTCAGCCAGGCTGCCGCGATTAAGCAGTTTGGCCATGCTGCGCATACCATGGCTTGCTGCTCGATTGATGAAGCCTTTCGTGCAGTTGAAGCCAAAACGGCTGATTACGTGGTCGCCCCGGTTGAAAACTCTACCGAAGGTGCTGTAGGCCGCACGCTGGATTTGATGGTGAATACCCCCTTAAAAATTTGCGGCGAAGTGGTGCTGCGTATTCATCACCATTTGCTGCGCAAAGTAGAAGGCAAGGCGGGCCTGCAACGGGTTTACTCGCACGCGCAAAGTCTTTCGCAATGCCATGAATGGCTAAATAAAAACCTGCCGGCCCAAGTGCAGCGGGTGTCGGTTTCTAGTAATGCCGAAGCCGCGCGTTTGGCTAGCCTGGATGAATTGTCTGCGGCCATTGCCGGGGATGCAGCAGCAGAAAACTATGCGCTACTGAGCCTTGCGCAAAATATTGAAGACGAGCCAAACAACACCACGCGTTTCCTTGTGCTGGGCATGCAGGAAGTGGGCCCGAGCGGACGGGATAAAACCTCCCTGGTGATCTCTGCCCCCAATCGCCCCGGTGCGCTGCATACCTTGGTTGAGCCGTTGGCCAGAAACGGCGTTTCGATGGATAAATTTGAATCCCGCCCTAGCCGCGCAGGTCTCTGGGAATATGTGTTCTTTGTGGATGTAGAGGGGCATATCAGCGGCGCGCCGCTGCAGGCCGCGCTGGCCGAGCTTGCCGATGTAGCTGCTTTTGTAAAAGTGCTGGGGTCCTACCCCGTGGCAGTGATTTAA
- a CDS encoding ArsC family reductase: protein MKLFGISNCDTVKKAKAWLGEQSYDFEWHDYKKSGISASQLEQWIAQVSWETLINRQGTTWRKLDDATKASIDNKEAAIALMVMQTSIIKRPVLENNGTITVGFKPEVYASLFRD, encoded by the coding sequence ATGAAACTCTTCGGCATTTCCAATTGCGACACCGTTAAAAAAGCAAAAGCATGGCTTGGCGAGCAAAGCTACGATTTTGAATGGCATGATTATAAAAAATCAGGCATCAGCGCCAGTCAATTGGAACAATGGATTGCCCAGGTCAGCTGGGAAACACTAATCAACCGCCAAGGCACGACATGGCGTAAATTAGATGACGCCACCAAAGCATCGATCGACAATAAAGAGGCTGCAATCGCTTTAATGGTAATGCAAACCTCAATCATCAAGCGCCCGGTACTTGAGAACAATGGTACGATCACGGTCGGCTTCAAACCCGAAGTTTACGCATCCCTTTTTAGAGACTGA
- a CDS encoding PaaI family thioesterase gives MSPPITGFDSLAMAVDAVPYAKLLGIQSREENGQPLFFLPFQTHNIGNTILPALHGGVIGGFLETAAVLHVMWASEAQSVPKIVDFSIDYLRTGRPVELYAQCEIIRQGKRVANVLMTAWQEERSKPVAVARAHFLLA, from the coding sequence ATGAGCCCGCCGATTACTGGTTTTGATTCTCTTGCCATGGCTGTAGATGCAGTGCCCTATGCCAAATTATTGGGTATTCAAAGCCGCGAAGAAAATGGCCAGCCTTTGTTCTTTTTGCCTTTTCAGACACATAATATTGGCAATACCATTTTGCCAGCACTGCATGGTGGTGTGATTGGCGGCTTCCTGGAAACTGCAGCAGTTCTGCATGTTATGTGGGCTTCCGAAGCACAAAGTGTACCTAAAATTGTTGATTTTTCGATTGATTACTTACGCACTGGCCGCCCGGTAGAGCTCTACGCCCAGTGTGAAATTATCCGCCAGGGCAAGCGCGTTGCTAACGTGCTGATGACAGCCTGGCAGGAAGAGCGCAGTAAGCCGGTGGCGGTTGCACGCGCCCATTTTCTACTTGCCTAA
- the nusA gene encoding transcription termination factor NusA, producing the protein MSREILLLVDALAREKNVEKDVVFGALEMALASATKKRYEEDVDIQVDIDRDTGDYRSFRCWTVVEDNDHEEPSRQIAITDVPEYDPELKVGETWMVELEAIEFGRIGAQTAKQVILQKIRDAEREQNLNDFLQRSEFIVSGNIKRIERGSAILELGKLEAVLPRDQMIPKENLRVGDRVKAFLLRVDRMGRGPQLVLSRISNDFMTKLFEMEVPEIENQLIEIKAVARDPGARAKVAVKSNDARVDPQGTCIGVRGTRVNAVTNELAGERVDIVLWSQDPAQFVINALSPAEVSSIMLDEETHSMDVVVDEDNLAMAIGRGGQNVKLAAELTGWKINIMTVDQAQQKHQEEFANVRQLFIDVLGVDEEVADVLVEEGFATLEEVAYVPIAEMLEIEAFDEDAVNELRTRARDALLTQAIAREEKLEHQAEDLKSLQGMTPEFAALLADKEVHTRDELAELAVDELIEMTGIDEEAAKQLIMKAREHWFA; encoded by the coding sequence ATGAGCCGGGAAATTCTGTTGCTGGTCGACGCGCTGGCGCGTGAAAAGAACGTAGAAAAAGATGTCGTGTTTGGTGCTCTGGAAATGGCACTGGCTTCGGCGACCAAAAAACGTTACGAAGAAGATGTTGATATCCAGGTGGATATTGATCGGGATACGGGTGATTATCGCAGTTTCCGCTGCTGGACAGTGGTTGAAGATAATGATCATGAAGAGCCTTCCCGTCAGATTGCCATTACTGATGTGCCGGAATACGATCCGGAGCTGAAAGTAGGCGAAACGTGGATGGTTGAGCTTGAGGCGATCGAATTTGGTCGCATTGGCGCACAAACCGCCAAACAAGTGATTTTGCAAAAAATCCGTGATGCAGAGCGTGAACAAAATCTGAATGATTTTCTGCAGCGCAGTGAATTTATTGTTTCAGGCAATATCAAGCGTATCGAGCGTGGCAGTGCCATTCTCGAGCTGGGTAAGCTGGAGGCCGTATTGCCGCGCGACCAGATGATTCCGAAAGAAAACTTGCGCGTAGGTGATCGTGTTAAAGCGTTCCTGCTGCGGGTAGATCGCATGGGGCGTGGCCCGCAGCTGGTGTTGTCGCGTATTTCCAACGATTTCATGACCAAGCTCTTCGAAATGGAAGTGCCTGAAATTGAAAATCAGCTGATTGAAATCAAGGCCGTTGCCCGGGACCCGGGTGCGCGTGCCAAGGTAGCGGTAAAATCGAACGATGCGCGTGTTGATCCTCAGGGTACATGTATTGGTGTGCGTGGCACGCGTGTTAATGCTGTGACCAATGAGCTGGCAGGTGAGCGTGTTGATATTGTGCTGTGGTCGCAAGATCCGGCGCAGTTCGTGATTAATGCCCTGTCTCCGGCTGAAGTGAGCTCCATCATGCTTGATGAAGAAACACACAGCATGGATGTAGTGGTCGATGAAGACAACCTGGCCATGGCTATTGGCCGTGGTGGTCAGAACGTGAAATTGGCAGCTGAATTAACAGGCTGGAAAATCAATATCATGACCGTTGACCAGGCGCAGCAAAAGCATCAGGAAGAGTTCGCCAATGTGCGCCAGCTCTTTATTGATGTGCTGGGGGTTGATGAAGAAGTGGCGGACGTTCTTGTAGAAGAAGGGTTCGCCACGTTGGAAGAAGTGGCTTATGTGCCGATTGCTGAAATGCTGGAAATTGAGGCCTTCGATGAAGATGCCGTCAATGAGCTGCGTACTCGCGCCCGTGATGCCTTGCTAACGCAAGCCATTGCCCGTGAAGAAAAGCTTGAGCATCAGGCAGAAGACCTTAAAAGCCTTCAGGGAATGACACCAGAATTTGCTGCCTTACTGGCTGATAAAGAGGTTCATACCCGAGACGAACTCGCCGAACTAGCTGTCGACGAGCTGATAGAAATGACCGGAATTGATGAAGAAGCTGCCAAGCAACTGATCATGAAGGCGCGCGAGCACTGGTTCGCCTAA
- a CDS encoding (2Fe-2S)-binding protein translates to MYVCICSSVTDKDIHKAVAGGVCTFAQLQEQTLVSTCCGECTSCARQIMADALSSVPQIIRWVPQPVAA, encoded by the coding sequence ATGTATGTTTGCATTTGCAGTAGTGTTACCGACAAAGACATTCACAAAGCAGTGGCTGGGGGGGTGTGTACCTTTGCTCAATTACAAGAGCAAACCTTGGTGTCTACTTGTTGCGGCGAGTGCACAAGCTGCGCCAGGCAGATCATGGCCGATGCGTTGAGCTCCGTGCCGCAAATTATTCGCTGGGTACCTCAGCCGGTCGCTGCTTAA
- the dapE gene encoding succinyl-diaminopimelate desuccinylase: MNDPTLALTQQLLRQASVTPDDANCQSMLAARLSAIGFRIEHMRFEDVDNLWARFGNNGPVLVFAGHTDVVPTGPLERWHSDPFAPTIRDGHLFGRGSADMKASLAAFVTASEQFLAKNPAPKGSIAFLITSDEEGPAHHGTVKVIEALKARGEKIDYCIVGEPTSAEVFGDTIKNGRRGSLSGHLIVHGMQGHIAYPHLAKNPIHLLAPALAELASTVWDTGNEYFPPTTWQVSNIHSGTGATNIIPGTVDAMFNFRFSTASTADSLKATVHAILDKHQLEYEIDWALSGEPFLTDHGLLIDAMRDAVSEVCGQTPMLNTVGGTSDGRFIAKYCPEVVEFGPINKTIHKLNECVAIEDLPKLSAIYEKAMEKLIA, translated from the coding sequence ATGAATGACCCCACGCTTGCCCTTACCCAACAATTATTACGCCAGGCATCCGTCACCCCCGATGATGCTAATTGCCAGAGTATGCTGGCCGCCCGCCTTTCTGCCATCGGCTTTCGTATTGAACATATGCGTTTTGAAGATGTGGATAATCTCTGGGCACGCTTTGGCAATAATGGCCCTGTTCTTGTTTTTGCAGGCCACACCGATGTAGTACCGACAGGACCGCTGGAGCGCTGGCACTCGGACCCGTTTGCACCCACTATCCGGGACGGCCATTTATTTGGTCGAGGATCTGCGGATATGAAAGCTTCCCTGGCGGCTTTTGTGACGGCAAGTGAGCAATTTTTGGCAAAAAACCCCGCACCCAAGGGCTCGATTGCCTTTCTGATTACATCCGATGAAGAAGGTCCTGCACATCACGGCACGGTTAAAGTGATTGAGGCGCTTAAAGCTCGCGGCGAGAAAATTGATTACTGCATTGTGGGTGAGCCCACTTCGGCCGAAGTATTTGGTGACACCATTAAAAATGGCCGTCGAGGCTCATTATCAGGTCATCTTATTGTGCATGGCATGCAAGGGCATATTGCCTATCCACACCTGGCTAAAAACCCCATCCACCTGCTCGCTCCTGCCCTGGCAGAATTAGCAAGTACGGTATGGGACACAGGAAATGAATACTTCCCGCCAACGACATGGCAGGTGTCTAACATCCATAGCGGCACGGGCGCAACCAATATTATTCCTGGCACCGTAGATGCGATGTTCAATTTCAGATTTAGCACGGCCAGCACAGCAGATTCGCTCAAAGCCACAGTACATGCCATTTTGGATAAACATCAGCTTGAATATGAAATTGATTGGGCACTCTCTGGCGAGCCTTTTCTGACCGACCATGGCCTGCTGATTGACGCCATGCGTGATGCGGTAAGCGAAGTTTGCGGACAAACCCCCATGCTCAATACCGTGGGCGGTACATCAGACGGGCGCTTTATTGCTAAATACTGCCCCGAAGTTGTTGAGTTTGGCCCTATTAATAAAACCATTCATAAACTCAATGAATGTGTGGCAATTGAAGATTTGCCTAAACTCTCTGCCATTTATGAAAAAGCCATGGAAAAATTAATTGCCTGA
- a CDS encoding PilT/PilU family type 4a pilus ATPase, with protein MNLLPFFKLMAERNASDLFLAAQSPIVIKIDGQCYPVNNQILAPEHVKQLAYQLMTPERIAEFENTLEMNFAYPVIGVGSFRVNIFKARGSVSMVARYIRSDIPSFEELRIPPVLKELIMEKHGIILVVGATGSGKSSTMAAMLNYRNENHAGHILTMEDPIEFLHKHKKSLVNQREIGIDTKSYHDALKNAMREAPNVLMIGEIRDRETMTHAMQYAQAGHLCISTLHANNSYHSLSRIVNFYPQESREALLYDLSSSLKAIVSQRLIKNKEGKLIAAVEVLLNTPRIAELIRAGELSDIKQAMEQSLSEGSQTFEQALYKLYRNDEIELDEALRSADSATNLSWLVNNAQPLTEHQNNKPSCNPDSAPDMSFDISLH; from the coding sequence ATGAATCTTTTGCCATTTTTTAAACTAATGGCGGAACGCAATGCTTCCGACCTGTTTCTGGCGGCTCAATCGCCCATCGTAATCAAAATTGACGGCCAATGTTACCCGGTCAACAACCAGATTCTGGCCCCCGAACATGTAAAGCAATTAGCCTATCAGTTGATGACACCGGAGCGGATTGCCGAGTTTGAAAATACTTTGGAAATGAACTTTGCCTACCCTGTTATAGGGGTGGGCAGTTTTCGTGTCAATATTTTCAAGGCTCGCGGGTCAGTTTCGATGGTGGCGCGGTATATCCGCAGTGATATTCCTTCCTTTGAAGAACTGCGTATTCCGCCTGTGCTCAAAGAATTGATTATGGAAAAGCACGGCATTATTTTGGTGGTAGGGGCGACAGGCTCAGGCAAGTCATCCACCATGGCAGCCATGCTGAACTACCGCAATGAAAACCATGCGGGCCATATTTTAACCATGGAAGACCCGATCGAGTTTTTACATAAACACAAAAAGTCACTGGTCAACCAGCGTGAAATCGGCATCGACACCAAGAGCTATCACGACGCCCTCAAAAACGCGATGCGTGAAGCGCCCAATGTGCTAATGATTGGTGAAATACGGGATCGCGAAACCATGACCCACGCTATGCAATATGCACAGGCAGGCCATTTGTGTATCTCTACCTTGCACGCGAATAATAGCTATCATTCGCTCTCCCGCATTGTTAACTTTTATCCGCAAGAATCACGCGAGGCCCTGCTTTACGATTTATCATCCTCGCTCAAAGCTATTGTGTCGCAGCGCCTGATCAAAAACAAAGAAGGCAAGCTGATTGCTGCCGTTGAGGTATTACTCAATACCCCGCGCATTGCAGAGCTGATCCGCGCCGGTGAGCTAAGCGATATCAAACAGGCCATGGAACAGAGCCTGTCCGAAGGCTCGCAGACTTTTGAGCAAGCCCTTTATAAGCTTTACCGCAACGATGAAATCGAGCTTGATGAAGCACTTAGAAGTGCTGATTCTGCGACCAATCTGTCATGGCTGGTCAATAATGCGCAACCACTGACCGAGCACCAGAATAATAAACCTAGTTGCAACCCTGACTCTGCACCCGATATGTCATTCGACATTTCATTGCACTAG
- a CDS encoding LOG family protein yields the protein MKSVAVFCGAKHGIQPEFTTAARELGAVLAEREITLVYGGGHVGLMGEVATACLDAGGKVIGVIPEFMVVRELALEACSELIIVDSMHTRKAKMAELAGGFIAMPGGFGTLDELFEILTWSQVGLHGKPVGLLNTGNYYDSLTKFLEETVAAGFLAAAEYSKLQSASDPRDLLNILASQPGVMEGMWWKT from the coding sequence ATGAAATCAGTAGCTGTTTTTTGTGGTGCCAAGCACGGCATTCAGCCTGAGTTCACCACCGCAGCGCGGGAGTTGGGGGCGGTGCTGGCTGAGCGAGAGATTACTTTAGTCTATGGTGGCGGTCATGTTGGGCTGATGGGGGAGGTCGCCACAGCTTGTCTGGATGCTGGTGGCAAGGTTATCGGGGTGATTCCGGAGTTTATGGTGGTGCGGGAGCTGGCTTTGGAAGCCTGTAGTGAATTGATTATTGTAGATTCGATGCACACCCGTAAGGCAAAGATGGCTGAGCTGGCGGGGGGATTTATTGCTATGCCGGGCGGTTTTGGTACGCTGGATGAGTTGTTTGAAATCCTGACCTGGTCGCAAGTCGGTTTGCATGGTAAGCCGGTTGGCCTACTTAATACGGGTAATTATTATGATTCACTCACAAAATTTCTTGAAGAAACGGTGGCGGCGGGATTTTTAGCGGCAGCAGAATACAGTAAATTACAATCTGCAAGCGATCCACGTGATTTACTGAATATCCTGGCCAGCCAGCCCGGAGTAATGGAAGGCATGTGGTGGAAAACCTAG
- the hisC gene encoding histidinol-phosphate transaminase: MNLQDLAPKYVRLIAPYQPGKPVFELAREMGLNPAEIVKLASNENPLGMGSKAKAAIEKELAELARYPDGNGFDLKRKIAQKYKVNSDQIVLGNGSNDVLELVARAFLSPGDSAVYSQYAFAVYPLVTQAIGAQGIQVNALDYGHDLDAMLAAIVPTTKLVWIANPNNPTGTMARPGDLFEFLQNCPKNVLVVLDEAYTEFFTPEKRPDSMSWLTDFPNLIVVRTFSKAFGLAGLRVGMALTSPAVADIINRVRQPFNVNSLAQAAAIAALDDEEFLKKTLRVNSEGMAQLTAAFVRLGVSFIPSQANFIAFHCGDAAALNLFMLQRGVIIRPLAPYGLTNTLRVSVGLPAENARFIEVLEEALAD, translated from the coding sequence ATGAATTTGCAAGATCTAGCCCCAAAATATGTTCGCTTGATTGCACCTTATCAGCCGGGTAAACCGGTTTTTGAACTGGCGCGTGAAATGGGATTAAATCCTGCCGAAATTGTAAAACTGGCTTCAAATGAAAATCCGCTGGGAATGGGTAGTAAAGCAAAAGCGGCTATTGAAAAAGAATTGGCTGAATTAGCCCGTTATCCGGACGGAAATGGTTTTGACTTAAAAAGAAAAATTGCGCAAAAATACAAAGTAAACAGCGATCAAATTGTTCTGGGTAATGGCTCGAACGATGTATTAGAGCTTGTTGCCCGTGCTTTTTTAAGTCCTGGTGATTCGGCAGTTTATTCACAATATGCCTTTGCGGTTTATCCTTTGGTGACACAGGCGATAGGTGCGCAAGGTATTCAAGTCAATGCGCTGGATTACGGCCACGATTTAGATGCCATGCTGGCGGCAATTGTGCCGACAACTAAGCTGGTTTGGATTGCCAATCCAAATAACCCAACCGGCACAATGGCAAGACCGGGTGATTTGTTTGAGTTTTTACAAAACTGCCCAAAAAATGTGCTGGTGGTACTGGATGAGGCTTATACCGAATTCTTTACTCCGGAAAAACGCCCTGATTCGATGAGCTGGTTAACAGATTTCCCGAATCTGATTGTGGTGCGCACCTTCTCCAAGGCTTTTGGTCTGGCTGGATTGCGTGTGGGCATGGCGCTGACTTCGCCTGCAGTTGCCGACATTATTAATCGTGTACGCCAGCCTTTTAATGTAAACAGCCTTGCGCAGGCGGCAGCTATAGCGGCGCTCGATGACGAAGAGTTCTTAAAAAAAACCTTGCGCGTAAACAGTGAAGGTATGGCGCAATTAACGGCAGCTTTTGTGCGCCTGGGTGTGAGCTTTATTCCTAGCCAGGCTAATTTTATTGCCTTTCATTGTGGCGATGCCGCAGCGCTTAATCTGTTTATGCTGCAACGAGGCGTCATTATTCGCCCGTTAGCTCCCTATGGTCTGACTAACACCCTGCGTGTTTCGGTTGGTTTGCCAGCAGAAAATGCGCGCTTTATCGAGGTGCTGGAAGAAGCACTGGCTGATTAA
- a CDS encoding PaaI family thioesterase — protein MSAAPVASPALFKQISDWFITLPHCQVLGFKFGEAHYGSMTVCLPFKDELIGNPATRVIHGGVVTSLVDSTSAGAIYTMLTELEAIATLDLRLDYLRPAKPDFPIYCTAECYKLTAQIAFTRATAYQEDVNDPIAYSVGTFMRNSAREVAA, from the coding sequence ATGAGTGCAGCGCCTGTTGCATCACCAGCACTATTTAAGCAAATTTCAGACTGGTTTATAACCTTGCCGCACTGCCAGGTGCTGGGTTTTAAATTTGGCGAAGCGCATTACGGCAGCATGACCGTTTGCCTGCCCTTTAAAGACGAGTTGATTGGCAACCCCGCAACGCGGGTGATCCATGGCGGGGTTGTCACTTCCCTGGTGGATTCAACCAGCGCGGGTGCAATCTACACCATGCTGACCGAGCTGGAAGCCATTGCCACTTTGGATTTGCGCCTTGATTATCTTCGCCCTGCCAAGCCTGATTTTCCTATTTATTGCACTGCGGAATGCTATAAACTCACTGCGCAGATTGCATTTACCCGTGCGACGGCCTATCAGGAAGATGTGAATGATCCGATTGCTTATAGCGTGGGGACTTTTATGCGTAATTCCGCACGCGAGGTGGCCGCATGA